AGAGTCCACGGTGGCCGGTGGAGATCCAGCCCCGCCGGGCAGCGTCGTCGACGCCGTCGGACAGGTCGAGCCCGTCGAAGGTGGTGTCGGTGAGCACTCCGGCGGCGATCAACGGGAAGTGGCCGTGGCCGGTGCCGACGTCCAGCCAGTTGACGGGTGGGGCATCGATGTGGCGCTTCACCATCTCGACCCGGTCGACATAGGACTTGTCGCTCACCCCGAAGATGAAGTCGGCGCTGTCGGCGCCGATGCCGTCGTAGAAGTCGCGGTAGTAGTAGTCGAGCCCCTCGATGGTGAGGCGGGGGTTCTGGAATTTGTGATCGCAGGCGTCGCAGCGGTCGATGTGGAAGGTGCCGGGCTTGTGCTGCAACAGGTCAATGGTGTCGAGTTGCCGAGACAACCCCGCCGACCCGCACCAGGGGCACGTGGTGCGCGGTGCCTCGACGAAGCGGTCGGTGTCGTTGGCGGCCTCGGCTGCGTAGGCGACACGAACCGCCGGGTCACGACGGCGCTCATCGGCGGGCGACGTGGAAGCAATTTTGGCGGCCGGTATTTGGGTCAGGGTGCCGACCGCCTCGGCGGGCTCGCCGACCGGCCTCATCAGGCTTTTTGCTCCCAGGTCGCCGGGGGACAGTGCCTGGTTGCCGCCGAACACCAGCGCCGGTTGGGCGATGAGGGCGGCCAGCGCCAGCATCGCGGCCTGGGGTGCCGTAACCACCAACGCGGCCAGCAGCACAAACCTTGCGATGCCCACCGTCTGCACAAAAGTGGTGGCAGCGCCGAAGACGGCGAGGGCCACCTCGGCCCTCCGCGGTGCGGTTGAGGGCGCGGCGTGCAGGTGCGAGCCGACCACGTGGTGCATGCTGCGGGGCGCATGGCGTTTCAGTTCGAGCGTGGTGTGCACCATCTGCTGGAGACCGACGTTGGTTCCGGGCGTGAGGCGGGCACGATCGGCGACCTCGGCCCGGGCGCACAACAGGGCAAAGGCGCCTCGGCCCTGGGCCATGGGAGCGCCTTCGAAGCTGCGGGGATCGACCATTCGCACCAGGTCGAGGGCCCGAAGGGCCGGAAGATCGCCGGGTACCACGTCCACCACGGCGGCACCGGTGGATTCCAGGTGGGCGACGACCGCCTGGCGAGTGGCGTCATCGAGCGTGACCCCCTCGGCCACCCAGAACACGTACTCGTCGGTGGAGCGCTGCGGCGCCGCGGCGCCGTCCGGCCCTTCCGTGGAGGCCGGCGCATAGGCGAGCGCCGGCAGAGCCTTGGCGTGGCGACGAAGCCGCAGCCCGTTGCCGACCACGAGCGCGGCCGTTGCAAGCGCCACAGCCTGGCCGGCGCGGCCACGATGTTTCGAAGAGCAGAGACGAGACGTTGGCAGGTCGGTCATAAGAGTGCTTCCAGTCGTTGTGCGGCGGCCGATGCCCCGCCGGCTTCGGTGAATGATCGTTGCAACCGCTGGGCCGCCTCCCGGTAGGAGGGCTCGGTCAGGATCGTGTCGAGTGCGTCGCCCAGTTGGGCGGCACCGGTGCGGGCGTAGCGCACCCGGATACCGGCGCCCGCTTGCTCCACCTGGTCGGCGACGATGGGCTGGTCGTCGCGGATGGGTGCCACCACCAGCGGCAGGCCGTTGGCCAGCGTCTCGCACACCGTGTTGTGTCCGCCGTGCGACACCACCGCATCACAGCGTTCGAGAAGCTCCACCTGTGGTACCCGGGGCACGACCATGACGTTGTCGGCCGGGGCGTTCCCGGTGGACCACGCCTCGGGGTTGATCTCGCCAACGACAACACCCTGCAGGTGTGGGCGGGCGCCCAGTGCCTCGGCGGCGGCGGTGAGAAACCGGGTGCCCGATCCGGCTGAGACCGTGCCGAGCGAGACGAGCACCAGCGGGCGGCCGTCCAGCCACCGCCAGTTGAACTCGTGCGAACCGCCGGCGGGGGCAGGCCGGTGGGCGAAGGCCGGGCCCACGCAGGCCAGCGGCGCACCCACGTCGGGGACGGTGCCCATCAGCGCCTCGGTGGTGAATGCCAGCACCAGGTGCGGCGAGAACCGCAGGTGCACCGGGTCGGCCTCGGCGGCCGGGATACCCACCGACACCTGGAGGTCGACCAGCCGTTCGTCCACCCAGTGGCGCAGCTTTGGCAACGCTGCGAACGGGTCGATCAGGTCGGCCGAGGTGGTGGCCGACGTGACCCACAACCGGCCGGTGAGACGGCCGACGATGGCTCCGGCGACCGCCTGCTGGTCGACCACCAGCACGTCGGGGTCGTAGGCCTCGACCGCCTCGGAAACGCCCGGCAGGGTGGCGCGGGCCAGTGGCTCCAGGAAGTCCTCCCACAAAAACTTCAACGCGGCGGCGCCGCGCAGGCCCTGGGCCCGCTCGGTGATCGCCTGCACCAGATCGGTGGGCAGGTCGTCGGCGGCCGGGATGATCGTGGACCCGGCGGGCAGATGGGCGGCGAGGTGGCCCGGATCGCCGCACCAGGCAACCTCGTGGCCGCGGGTGATCAGTTCGGCGCCCACCGCCACCGTGGGGTTGGTGTGGCCGGTGAGCGGCGGGACGACGAACAGCACCCGCATCAGGCGCCGCCCGGATTGTCGGGGGGAGCGTCCGAAGTTGGCTTGCCGGCAGGCGACGCGTCGGTAGGCAGCGCTGCGAGCAACCCGTCGAGCGCCACCCGAACTTCGGCGGTGCGCTCCAACAGCAACGAGTGGGTGGTGTCGGCCATCACCTGCAACCGGCAATTGGGCACGCAACGCTCGACGGTGCGGGCCACGTCGAGGATGTCGGACTGCTCGCCGTAGAGGGCCAACACCGGCACCTCCAACGCGCCGAGCTGCGCCTCAGTCATCACCGGCACGGCGGCCAGGTCGTCCAGCATCGAGGTTTTGTAGATCAGTGCCTCAGCGTTGCGGGCAAGCCGGTTGACCTTGCGGCCACCCTGATCGGACAGCCACTCGCGCACCTGATCGTCGTCCAGGCCGAACGCGGCCAGCGCCAGGCTGCCCGCCATGTGGTCGCCCCAACCCTCAACCGCGATGTGGGCCTCGATCAGCAGCACGCCCCGCACCTCG
The nucleotide sequence above comes from Candidatus Microthrix parvicella Bio17-1. Encoded proteins:
- a CDS encoding glycosyltransferase, translating into MRVLFVVPPLTGHTNPTVAVGAELITRGHEVAWCGDPGHLAAHLPAGSTIIPAADDLPTDLVQAITERAQGLRGAAALKFLWEDFLEPLARATLPGVSEAVEAYDPDVLVVDQQAVAGAIVGRLTGRLWVTSATTSADLIDPFAALPKLRHWVDERLVDLQVSVGIPAAEADPVHLRFSPHLVLAFTTEALMGTVPDVGAPLACVGPAFAHRPAPAGGSHEFNWRWLDGRPLVLVSLGTVSAGSGTRFLTAAAEALGARPHLQGVVVGEINPEAWSTGNAPADNVMVVPRVPQVELLERCDAVVSHGGHNTVCETLANGLPLVVAPIRDDQPIVADQVEQAGAGIRVRYARTGAAQLGDALDTILTEPSYREAAQRLQRSFTEAGGASAAAQRLEALL
- a CDS encoding alpha/beta fold hydrolase, which translates into the protein MAEVTANGVRFHVQRLGTARDDNHTVVMMHGMVMDNLSSFYYTLANPVALDHEVILYDQRGHGRSERPPTGYTVADSVADLRALLAELGVDRPVVLVGNSYGGTIGMAYAMAHPDEVRGVLLIEAHIAVEGWGDHMAGSLALAAFGLDDDQVREWLSDQGGRKVNRLARNAEALIYKTSMLDDLAAVPVMTEAQLGALEVPVLALYGEQSDILDVARTVERCVPNCRLQVMADTTHSLLLERTAEVRVALDGLLAALPTDASPAGKPTSDAPPDNPGGA
- a CDS encoding class I SAM-dependent methyltransferase; the protein is MALATAALVVGNGLRLRRHAKALPALAYAPASTEGPDGAAAPQRSTDEYVFWVAEGVTLDDATRQAVVAHLESTGAAVVDVVPGDLPALRALDLVRMVDPRSFEGAPMAQGRGAFALLCARAEVADRARLTPGTNVGLQQMVHTTLELKRHAPRSMHHVVGSHLHAAPSTAPRRAEVALAVFGAATTFVQTVGIARFVLLAALVVTAPQAAMLALAALIAQPALVFGGNQALSPGDLGAKSLMRPVGEPAEAVGTLTQIPAAKIASTSPADERRRDPAVRVAYAAEAANDTDRFVEAPRTTCPWCGSAGLSRQLDTIDLLQHKPGTFHIDRCDACDHKFQNPRLTIEGLDYYYRDFYDGIGADSADFIFGVSDKSYVDRVEMVKRHIDAPPVNWLDVGTGHGHFPLIAAGVLTDTTFDGLDLSDGVDDAARRGWISTGHRGLFPELSAGLAGQYETVSMHHYLEHTREPHDELAAAAEVLSPGGLLLVEVPNPECVLGRVLGKYWVPWFQPQHQHLIPRGNLCKALVDLGFEILDQEVAPAHQPVDFSLGAWFAVNRAAPELNLPWMPPTTAIDRARRTVGMTVGAPFMIGGLLADQIVAPALKRYDGGNTYRVLARLPADA